One window of Atribacter laminatus genomic DNA carries:
- the queA gene encoding tRNA preQ1(34) S-adenosylmethionine ribosyltransferase-isomerase QueA, which translates to MLTDQFDFHLPNELIAQRPVIPRDQCRLMVINRLSQNIEHRRFFDLGLYLKPKDLVVINDSRVIPARFFTKKNPTGGKIELLFLHRRQGLWACMLNHSRRIKEGTILSLPGHPEIFWQVEEREKDWWLLRPSFPPEKEDEIFFNFGATPTPPYIKTPNVKLEEYQTIYAKQKGSVAAPTAGLHFTQLLIDTLKIQGIQFASITLHVGLGTFFPVKTPIIEEHQMHSEWYQLNRMTAEMIRETKNNGGRVIAVGTTVVRVLESVYHQHGRIVEQSGETDIFIYPGFQFQIIDAMITNFHIPRSTLFMLVCAFAGTELMKTAYQEAIEKRYRFFSFGDATFII; encoded by the coding sequence ATTTTAACTGATCAATTTGATTTTCATCTTCCTAACGAACTCATCGCCCAGCGGCCGGTTATTCCGCGAGATCAATGCCGATTAATGGTCATCAATCGCCTCTCTCAAAATATTGAGCATCGCAGATTTTTCGATTTAGGCCTTTATTTGAAACCGAAAGACCTTGTTGTCATCAATGATTCTCGAGTGATTCCAGCCCGTTTTTTTACAAAAAAAAATCCAACCGGTGGGAAAATCGAACTCCTTTTTCTGCATCGACGCCAAGGGCTTTGGGCTTGTATGCTTAATCATTCCCGACGGATTAAAGAAGGAACCATTCTCTCCCTTCCGGGGCACCCAGAAATTTTTTGGCAGGTGGAAGAAAGAGAAAAGGATTGGTGGCTTCTTCGTCCCTCTTTTCCCCCCGAAAAAGAAGACGAAATATTTTTTAATTTTGGAGCGACACCAACACCGCCATATATTAAGACTCCAAACGTAAAGTTAGAAGAATACCAAACGATATACGCAAAACAGAAGGGTTCGGTTGCAGCCCCAACAGCTGGACTGCATTTTACTCAGTTACTTATTGATACGCTCAAAATTCAAGGTATTCAATTTGCTTCGATTACTCTTCATGTTGGTCTGGGAACTTTTTTTCCAGTGAAGACTCCAATTATTGAAGAACATCAAATGCACAGCGAGTGGTACCAGCTAAACCGAATGACGGCAGAGATGATTCGAGAGACCAAAAATAATGGAGGTCGAGTGATCGCAGTTGGGACAACGGTCGTTCGTGTTCTTGAATCAGTTTATCATCAGCATGGAAGAATAGTTGAACAAAGTGGAGAAACTGATATTTTTATTTATCCAGGATTTCAATTTCAAATAATTGATGCCATGATCACAAATTTTCATATTCCACGTTCCACTCTCTTTATGCTGGTTTGTGCTTTTGCAGGAACAGAACTGATGAAAACCGCTTATCAAGAAGCCATTGAAAAACGTTATCGTTTTTTTAGCTTTGGAGATGCAACTTTCATAATATAA
- the tgt gene encoding tRNA guanosine(34) transglycosylase Tgt — MKSFTFLHQDEKTKARVGILHTAHGDIPTPVFMPVGTQGTVKAMAPDRLKAIGVKMLLGNSYHLHLRPGEDLIGEMGGLHRFMSWDGSILTDSGGFQIFSLSGLVKIDDQGALFRSHLDGSLHNFTPETSMQIQQDIGADVVMILDQCVGYPANDFQVKTSTNRTLVWAKKCREAFQSDSQMLFGILQGGTLPELRRYSAEETVNIGFDGYAIGGLSVGEPKPIMYSIIDEVEPYLPKSQARYLMGVGSPDSIIEGVMRGIDMFDCVLPTRNARNSALLTWSGRMNIDRLEYSRDSNPIDPHCQCYTCQNFSRSYLRHLFKAGEILAAELATIHNLFFMVELMNRIRKAILNGSFQDLSSDLLARFQGQIVNT; from the coding sequence ATGAAATCTTTTACGTTCTTGCATCAGGATGAAAAAACAAAAGCCAGAGTGGGAATACTTCATACCGCACATGGCGATATTCCGACCCCGGTATTCATGCCGGTTGGGACTCAAGGAACAGTAAAAGCCATGGCTCCTGATCGTTTAAAAGCTATTGGAGTGAAAATGTTGTTGGGCAATTCTTATCATCTCCATCTCCGTCCGGGAGAAGATTTGATTGGCGAGATGGGTGGTCTGCATCGTTTTATGTCGTGGGATGGTTCTATACTCACCGATAGTGGTGGTTTCCAAATCTTCAGTCTTTCTGGTTTAGTAAAAATTGATGACCAAGGAGCTCTTTTCCGGTCTCATTTAGATGGGTCTCTTCACAATTTTACTCCTGAAACATCAATGCAAATTCAGCAAGACATTGGTGCTGATGTGGTTATGATTCTTGATCAATGCGTTGGCTACCCAGCGAATGATTTTCAAGTCAAGACTAGTACTAACCGAACACTGGTGTGGGCGAAAAAATGTCGGGAAGCATTTCAATCAGACTCACAAATGTTATTTGGGATTCTTCAAGGAGGGACTCTTCCCGAGTTGAGAAGATACAGTGCCGAAGAAACTGTAAATATTGGTTTTGATGGGTATGCCATTGGAGGATTGAGTGTCGGAGAACCAAAACCGATTATGTATTCAATAATTGATGAGGTAGAACCTTACTTACCAAAATCGCAAGCTCGGTACCTTATGGGTGTGGGATCACCTGATAGTATCATTGAAGGGGTGATGAGAGGAATCGATATGTTTGATTGTGTTCTGCCAACCAGGAATGCGAGAAACTCAGCATTACTAACCTGGTCGGGAAGAATGAATATCGACCGATTAGAATATTCTCGAGATTCCAACCCAATTGATCCCCATTGTCAGTGTTATACCTGTCAAAATTTTTCTCGTTCTTATTTGCGTCATTTGTTTAAAGCCGGAGAAATTTTAGCGGCTGAACTGGCTACTATACACAATCTTTTTTTTATGGTAGAGTTAATGAATCGCATTCGTAAGGCCATTTTAAACGGTTCTTTTCAAGATTTATCATCTGATCTCTTAGCACGCTTCCAGGGACAGATTGTAAATACATAA
- the yajC gene encoding preprotein translocase subunit YajC has product MGFFTSIAYASTGGAATGGAAPAAAPAGSMFTQLLPLIFIIVIFYFLLIRPQQQKQKAQRDLISSIQKGDHVVTIGGIHGTVIQVSDDEITLEVSKGVNIRFVKSAVSTKK; this is encoded by the coding sequence ATGGGTTTCTTTACCTCAATAGCGTATGCTTCAACTGGCGGCGCTGCAACTGGTGGTGCCGCACCGGCAGCCGCACCAGCGGGTAGCATGTTTACACAACTGCTTCCACTCATTTTCATCATCGTTATATTTTACTTTTTGCTCATTCGACCACAACAGCAAAAACAAAAAGCTCAGAGAGATTTGATCAGTAGCATACAGAAGGGAGATCATGTAGTTACCATTGGAGGAATTCATGGTACCGTGATTCAGGTGTCCGATGATGAAATCACCCTCGAAGTTTCCAAGGGAGTCAATATCCGTTTTGTCAAATCAGCAGTTTCTACGAAAAAGTAA
- the secD gene encoding protein translocase subunit SecD, protein MTKNWKDFPWRLIITIALVVLAIISVFPVEKKIRLGLDLKGGSHILLECVDTPEAPLDEDSVKRVVEIVRNRIDQLGVAEPLILRQGEKRVLVQLPGIADPQRAVEIIGQTALLEFKDETGKTLLTGATLKNAQVQYDRFGRPTVSISFNDEGAKLFGQATTTNVGKPIGIYLDGNLISNPVVQEPILQGDAQITGQFTLDEAQNLAILLRAGALPVKVVVAEERSVGPSLGKDSITSGLRAAIIAGIFVFIFMFLYYGWLGILADIALVCYALFTLALLSVLQATLTLPGIAGFILSIAMAVDANVLIFERIKEEYRAGKTWRAAIQAGFDKAFRTILDSNITTIIAAALLFFIGSGSVRGFGITLTLGIICSMFTGIWVTRVLIDYLAPKPTIKS, encoded by the coding sequence TTGACAAAGAATTGGAAAGATTTTCCCTGGAGATTAATCATTACCATCGCTTTAGTCGTTTTGGCTATTATTTCAGTATTTCCTGTCGAGAAAAAAATTCGTTTGGGTTTGGACTTGAAAGGAGGGTCCCATATCCTTTTAGAGTGTGTTGATACTCCAGAAGCTCCCCTAGATGAAGATTCAGTGAAACGAGTGGTTGAAATTGTTCGAAATCGAATAGACCAATTAGGAGTAGCTGAACCATTAATTCTCCGACAGGGTGAAAAAAGAGTCTTAGTTCAGCTTCCAGGAATTGCCGATCCCCAAAGAGCAGTGGAGATTATTGGACAAACTGCTTTGTTGGAATTTAAAGATGAAACTGGAAAAACTCTACTAACCGGAGCAACACTTAAAAATGCTCAAGTTCAATATGACCGTTTTGGAAGACCAACAGTCTCTATATCTTTTAATGATGAGGGAGCAAAGCTATTTGGTCAGGCTACTACCACCAATGTTGGGAAACCAATTGGCATTTATCTTGATGGGAATTTAATATCCAATCCAGTTGTTCAGGAACCTATTCTCCAAGGTGATGCTCAAATTACTGGTCAGTTTACTCTGGATGAAGCCCAAAATTTAGCTATATTATTAAGAGCTGGTGCCCTTCCGGTTAAAGTGGTTGTTGCTGAAGAACGCTCGGTTGGGCCATCCCTTGGAAAAGACTCAATTACTAGTGGATTAAGAGCAGCAATAATCGCCGGTATATTTGTATTTATTTTTATGTTCCTCTACTACGGTTGGTTAGGAATTCTTGCTGATATTGCTTTAGTATGTTATGCACTGTTTACATTAGCTTTGCTTTCTGTTTTACAGGCGACTCTTACTTTGCCAGGTATTGCAGGATTTATCTTATCCATCGCCATGGCGGTTGATGCGAATGTTTTAATTTTTGAAAGAATCAAAGAAGAATATCGTGCTGGAAAAACATGGAGAGCAGCAATTCAAGCTGGTTTTGATAAGGCATTCCGAACCATTCTTGACTCGAACATAACCACCATTATTGCCGCTGCGTTGTTGTTCTTTATTGGATCGGGTTCGGTGCGTGGATTTGGAATTACTCTCACCTTAGGTATCATCTGTAGTATGTTTACTGGAATATGGGTGACAAGAGTGCTGATTGATTATCTCGCACCAAAACCAACAATTAAATCGTAG
- the secF gene encoding protein translocase subunit SecF, which produces MEIFVKPNFNFVDHRKLPYIICIIFIILTVVGLIRGINYGVDFRGGTLLQYHFTQEVTAEQVREVLDEFDLSASTIQRFSDNEVAIRTPQLTLDQRNQLTDTLKNQIGELKIVRNEEVGPTVGSELRRAAYLALIFSIIGILIYVGIRFELRPAVTSVLALANTGIMTLGLVALLNIEFDTTILAALLTVLGYSINDSIVVMDRIRERLNYRKREDAKTLINTSLNETLSRTIMTGTTTIIAVIILYFFGGKMLQPFALTMLMGLLFGTFSSIFVAAMLFYEWEVKKPLRR; this is translated from the coding sequence ATGGAGATATTTGTAAAACCAAATTTTAATTTTGTTGATCATCGGAAATTACCTTATATAATTTGTATCATTTTTATCATACTTACTGTGGTTGGATTAATCCGTGGTATAAATTATGGTGTGGACTTTCGTGGTGGAACACTTCTTCAATACCATTTTACCCAAGAAGTAACCGCTGAACAAGTTCGGGAGGTATTAGACGAATTCGATCTTTCAGCAAGCACCATTCAAAGATTTTCAGACAATGAAGTTGCCATCCGAACACCTCAGCTAACTTTGGACCAGAGAAATCAACTTACTGATACCTTAAAAAATCAAATTGGTGAACTAAAAATAGTTCGAAATGAAGAAGTTGGACCAACGGTTGGCAGTGAATTAAGGCGAGCGGCCTATTTGGCTCTCATTTTTTCTATTATAGGAATTTTGATATATGTTGGAATACGTTTTGAATTGCGGCCAGCTGTAACATCAGTTTTAGCGTTAGCCAATACCGGTATTATGACTTTGGGGTTGGTAGCATTATTAAATATTGAATTTGACACTACTATATTAGCAGCCCTTCTCACAGTTTTAGGATATTCGATTAATGACTCTATTGTGGTTATGGATAGGATTCGTGAACGATTAAACTACCGCAAGCGAGAAGACGCCAAAACCCTTATCAATACCAGTCTCAATGAAACCCTTTCGAGAACTATAATGACTGGAACCACTACAATAATTGCAGTTATAATCCTTTATTTTTTTGGAGGAAAAATGTTGCAACCCTTTGCTCTTACGATGCTTATGGGTTTGTTATTCGGAACTTTTTCTTCAATATTTGTAGCTGCGATGCTTTTTTATGAGTGGGAAGTCAAAAAACCTCTGAGGAGGTAA
- the recJ gene encoding single-stranded-DNA-specific exonuclease RecJ, with protein sequence MNQRKWQIRKVNRGCLKHLAGSLCSPISIARVLMNRGIITPNQAQSFLDPDLSSLDNLRSLPDLRKAVLLIDAIIKGNGKILIFGDYDADGLTACAILFLFLKKITPYVETYIPSRFHEGYGLSEKAVENIIKMNPDLVITVDSGIKDIKGVSILKNKGIKIIITDHHVPHPEERPDADVLVSTWDWNDKKIILPLSGAGVALALAHEYAIYRGMTLSPIEEFISLACVGTVGDVVPLLDENRVIVKYGLKKINQNPGCGLQALIEVVGFSNKDIQSEQIGYIIAPRLNAAGRVEDPRAAFELLISDNYHDALQQAKLLNEYNQKRQKEETKVFSSLIEDKNNQEAMKDEIVVVSGKNWSTGVLGIIASRLSERLLRPVIVLSENDSVAVGSARSILGFNITDSLEKVSSLLIRYGGHEMAAGLKISLDNLDTFRQRLNELFSERVKMLKEKNGIVVDAQVTMADVDSQFMLWLKKLEPFGEKNPNPLFVSSDVIVNERWYSGKNRQRLELVLMQNNKMRQHRIDAMIRSENVSDLASSSLIDLIFEVRKGYWDQPYLKIMDWRIKK encoded by the coding sequence TTGAATCAGAGGAAATGGCAGATCCGAAAAGTAAACAGAGGCTGTTTGAAACATTTAGCAGGCAGCCTCTGTTCGCCAATCTCGATTGCGCGAGTCCTTATGAATCGGGGTATTATTACCCCTAACCAGGCTCAGTCATTTTTAGACCCCGACCTGTCCTCTCTGGATAACCTTCGTTCTCTACCCGACCTCAGAAAAGCTGTTTTGCTAATAGACGCAATTATTAAAGGAAATGGGAAAATCCTTATTTTTGGTGATTATGATGCTGATGGATTAACTGCTTGTGCGATACTATTTCTTTTTTTAAAAAAAATAACTCCTTACGTGGAAACTTACATCCCCAGTCGTTTTCATGAAGGGTATGGTTTATCTGAAAAAGCTGTAGAAAATATAATCAAAATGAATCCCGATTTGGTTATTACTGTGGACTCTGGGATAAAAGATATCAAAGGAGTCAGTATATTAAAAAATAAAGGAATAAAAATTATTATAACCGATCATCACGTTCCCCACCCCGAGGAGAGACCTGATGCCGATGTTCTGGTTTCTACCTGGGATTGGAATGATAAAAAAATAATCCTTCCTTTATCTGGAGCCGGAGTAGCCTTAGCTTTAGCGCACGAATATGCCATATATCGGGGAATGACCCTTTCTCCTATTGAAGAATTTATTTCTCTAGCTTGTGTAGGAACAGTTGGAGATGTCGTCCCATTATTGGATGAGAATCGGGTTATAGTAAAATATGGTTTGAAGAAAATTAATCAAAATCCGGGTTGTGGCTTGCAAGCGCTTATAGAAGTGGTTGGTTTTAGTAATAAAGACATACAATCAGAGCAGATTGGTTATATTATTGCCCCTCGTTTAAATGCTGCCGGGAGAGTAGAAGACCCAAGGGCGGCATTTGAACTTTTGATTAGTGATAATTATCATGACGCTCTGCAACAAGCCAAGCTTCTTAATGAGTATAATCAAAAGCGACAAAAAGAAGAAACGAAAGTTTTTTCAAGCTTGATCGAAGACAAAAATAATCAGGAAGCAATGAAAGATGAAATCGTAGTGGTTTCTGGAAAGAACTGGAGTACTGGCGTTTTAGGAATAATTGCTTCCAGGTTAAGCGAACGCCTATTACGGCCGGTAATTGTACTGAGTGAAAACGATTCTGTCGCCGTTGGTTCAGCAAGAAGTATTTTAGGATTTAATATTACTGATTCTTTGGAAAAAGTCTCATCATTACTCATTCGGTATGGAGGCCATGAAATGGCTGCCGGTCTCAAAATTTCTTTAGATAATCTGGATACTTTCCGACAGCGATTAAATGAATTATTCAGTGAACGAGTAAAGATGCTGAAAGAAAAAAATGGTATAGTTGTAGATGCTCAGGTAACCATGGCTGATGTTGATTCACAGTTTATGCTATGGTTAAAAAAACTGGAACCTTTTGGAGAAAAAAATCCGAATCCATTGTTTGTTTCTTCAGATGTTATTGTCAATGAAAGGTGGTATTCGGGAAAAAACCGACAGCGGTTGGAATTAGTTCTTATGCAGAATAATAAAATGAGACAACATCGTATTGATGCAATGATTCGG